In a genomic window of Salmo trutta chromosome 32, fSalTru1.1, whole genome shotgun sequence:
- the LOC115171153 gene encoding sorting nexin-8 isoform X2 codes for MKIAEHVDYTDGFLSKVSLYKALALIALAQQGKQPSPKLLENCIQEFPKPQLGEFKDLQTLRMQPTQESPLMVSQTLGKLLARDTVQVELIPEKKGLFLKHVEYQITSQHFKISVYRRYSDFDVFHELLLQRFAYRMVPALPPKRMLKGVLASMSERDFIEGRRRALGRFINLVARHPFFSEDELVKTFLTFNGSDVQVKMRDACKKMGDEFMTNTIASLAKEYLPADIQAQFSSSRELIRNIHNSFHKLRDRAEKMAERSKENATDLLMFGRELSTLGSDGSPIPSLASSQSTWGILRQSLKGLSVEFALLADKGAQQGRREEDDVVEKLNLFLDLLQSYRDLCERHEKGVLHEHQRALQKYGMMKRQMMSATVQPKEQVSVEQLESRIVQQENAIQTMELRNYFSLFCLHQETQLIFTYLPITSHILGAFVNSQVQGHQEMGAVWNDLQQKLGCLFGVDEMQSPPLTPK; via the exons AGTTCCCTAAGCCCCAACTTGGTGAGTTCAAGGACCTCCAGACTCTGAGGATGCAGCCAACTCAGGAGAGCCCCCTCATGGTGTCCCAGACCCTGGGCAAGCTGCTTGCCAGGGATACAGTCCAGGTGGAGCTAATTCCTGAAAAGAAGGGTCTGTTCCTCAAACACGTGGAGTACCAGATCACCAGCCAG CATTTTAAGATATCTGTTTACCGGCGGTACAGTGATTTTGATGTCTTCCACGAGCTCTTGCTGCAGAGGTTTGCCTACAGAATGGTGCCTGCGCTGCCGCCTAAGAGAATGCTGAAAGGAG tccTGGCCTCCATGTCTGAGAGGGACTTTATAGAGGGAAGGCGGCGTGCTCTGGGCCGGTTCATCAACCTAGTGGCACGACACCCCTTCTTCTCCGAGGACGAACTGGTCAAGACCTTTCTCACCTTCAACGGCTCG gACGTTCAAGTGAAAATGCGTGACGCTTGCAAGAAAATGGGAGATGAATTCATGACTAATACAATTGCAAGTCTGGCAAAG GAATATCTCCCAGCTGATATCCAGGCCCAGTTTTCATCAAGCAGAGAACTGATCAGGAATATCCACAACAGCTTTCACAAGCTGCGGGACCGGGCAGAAAAGATGGCTGAGCGCTCCAAGGAAAATGCCACTGATTTGCTAATGTTTGGAAGGGAGCTCAG TACACTGGGCTCCGATGGTTCACCCATTCCCTCTCTGGCCTCATCCCAAAGCACCTGGGGCATTCTCCGTCAGTCTCTGAAAGGCCTTTCCGTGGAGTTTGCTCTGCTAGCCGACAAAGGTGCTCAGCAG gggaggagagaagaggacgaTGTTGTGGAAAAACTTAATCTATTCTTGGATTTGCTGCAATCATACAGA GATCTGTGTGAGCGGCATGAGAAGGGAGTATTGCACGAGCACCAGAGAGCGCTGCAGAAGTACGGTATGATGAAGAGGCAGATGATGAGTGCCACAGTGCAGCCCAAAGAGCAGGTGTCAGTGGAGCAACTGGAGTCTCGCATTGTGCAG CAGGAGAACGCCATTCAGACCATGGAACTGCGGAACTACTTCTCCCTGTTCTGCCTTCACCAGGAGACTCAGCTCATCTTCACATACCTGCCCATCACCTCTCACATCCTGGGAGCCTTCGTCAACTCACAGGTCCAAGGTCACCAAGAG ATGGGTGCAGTGTGGAATGATCTCCAGCAGAAGCTTGGGTGTCTCTTCGGTGTCGATGAAATGCAATCCCCTCCTCTTACACCCAAGTAG
- the nudt1 gene encoding oxidized purine nucleoside triphosphate hydrolase, with product MFTNKLLTLVLVVQPGRVLLGMKKRGFGAGKWNGFGGKVQPGETIEEAARRELQEESGLTVDALDKIGNIKFEFIGETELLDVHVFRADNYNGEPTESDEMRPQWFDSDKIPFSQMWVDDILWFPLMLQKKKFLGYFKFQGHDLIVDHKLEEVEKL from the exons ATGTTTACCAACAAGctgctgaccctggtgctggtGGTGCAGCCTGGACGGGTGCTGCTGGGCATGAAGAAGAGAGGGTTCGGCGCAGGGAAATGGAATGGGTTTGGTGGCAAAGTCCAACCTGGGGAGACTATTGAAGAGGCTGCCAGGCG AGAACTGCAGGAGGAAAGTGGCCTCACAGTGGATGCACTTGATAAGATTGGAAATATCAAATTTGAATTCATCGGAGAAACAGAGCTGCTTGATGTCCATGTTTTCCGAGCTGACAACTACAACGGGGAACCAACAGAGTCAGATG AGATGCGGCCGCAGTGGTTCGACTCGGACAAGATACCCTTCAGTCAAATGTGGGTTGACGATATTCTGTGGTTTCCACTGATGCTTCAAAAGAAGAAGTTCTTGGGCTACTTCAAATTTCAGGGTCATGACTTGATCGTCGATCACAAGTTGGAGGAGGTAGAAAAGCTTTAA